The following proteins come from a genomic window of Methanocorpusculum vombati:
- a CDS encoding DUF120 domain-containing protein produces the protein MVTVDAEDTLCLKRIAAMGGCKGPVRLSTQSLGEQLGISQQTASRRLRSLETAHLISRTTESSGQFVLVTKTGEELLRREFSEYCKIFDRIGGHYVLTGSVISGVGEGRYYMSIPHYQEKFTELCGFTPYPGTLNVKLNPQSVLVRKRIDTLEWITVPGFSDEHRTFGEARCIPCRIDNIPCAIVVPGRTHYPEDIIEVISGVPLRGTLGLSDNDSVEVEIGYD, from the coding sequence ATGGTTACAGTCGATGCAGAGGATACCCTCTGTCTGAAGCGTATTGCAGCAATGGGAGGATGCAAAGGACCGGTCCGTCTCTCGACACAAAGTCTCGGCGAACAGCTGGGCATCAGCCAGCAGACCGCTTCGCGCAGACTGCGGTCACTGGAAACTGCACATCTCATCTCCCGGACGACCGAATCATCGGGACAGTTCGTACTGGTAACAAAAACCGGCGAAGAACTGCTGCGCCGCGAGTTCTCCGAGTACTGCAAAATCTTTGACCGTATCGGCGGGCACTACGTCCTCACCGGCAGCGTAATCTCCGGCGTCGGGGAAGGCAGATACTACATGTCCATCCCGCACTATCAGGAAAAGTTCACCGAACTCTGCGGATTCACCCCGTACCCCGGGACCCTGAACGTAAAACTAAACCCGCAGAGCGTCCTTGTCCGCAAACGGATCGACACACTTGAATGGATCACCGTTCCCGGATTCTCCGACGAACACCGGACCTTCGGCGAAGCACGCTGTATCCCCTGCAGAATCGACAACATTCCCTGTGCGATCGTGGTCCCCGGCCGCACTCATTATCCGGAAGACATTATTGAAGTAATCTCCGGCGTCCCTCTGCGCGGAACGCTCGGACTCAGTGACAACGACAGCGTAGAGGTAGAAATTGGCTATGATTGA